The window AAATGAAAATCCAGGTATAGATTTAAAAAAGCTTTGTAAAGTGACAGATTTGACTAAGCAGAATACAATATTTCATTTAAATATTTTAGAGGAAAGTGGTTTAATAGAGAAATTAAAAGTTTTAGATATAAAAGGGATTAAGTTTCATCCAACTAAAAAGGGAAAGGATGTATATCTAAAGATAAAGTTAGACCTTCTTGTGAAATCAAGTGCTAAATTTTGCGAAAAAATTGGTATGACCAGCTAGCAATTTTTTCCAATTGTAAGTCAATACTTTT of the Cetobacterium sp. NK01 genome contains:
- a CDS encoding ArsR family transcriptional regulator, whose translation is MKTRIRVLMFINENPGIDLKKLCKVTDLTKQNTIFHLNILEESGLIEKLKVLDIKGIKFHPTKKGKDVYLKIKLDLLVKSSAKFCEKIGMTS